GAGCACCCGCCGCCGCCCGAGGACGATCACGCTCCGGAACCGCTTCCGGACGATCTGTTCGGCGGGAAGTTCGACGTGCCGCCGGACCGGGACGGCTACTACCGCGACGGCGCCCCCCGCCCCGCGATCGACCCGGCGGCTCTCCTGGAGGGGCTGAACGAGAACCAGCGCGCGGCGGTCGTGCACGCCGGCTCCCCGCTGCTCATCGTCGCCGGCGCCGGCTCCGGCAAGACCCGTGTGCTCACCCACCGCATCGCCCATCTCCTCGCCGAGCGGAATGTGCACCCGGGCCAGATCCTCGCGATCACCTTCACCAACAAGGCCGCGGGCGAGATGAAGGAGCGCGTCGAGCACCTCGTCGGCCCGCGGGCGAACGCGATGTGGGTGATGACCTTCCACAGCGCGTGCGTGCGCATCCTGCGCCGGGAGAGCAAGAAGCTCGGCTTCACGTCGTCGTTCTCGATCTACGACGCCGCCGACAGCAAGCGCCTGATGGCCCTGGTCTGCCGTGACCTGGACCTCGACCCCAAGCGCTTCCCGCCGAAGTCGTTCAGCGCGAAGATCAGCAACCTGAAGAACGAGCTGATCGACGAGGAGGACTTCGCCGCCCAGGCCACCGACGGCTTCGAGAAGACCCTCGCCCAGGCCTACGCGCTCTACCAGTCGCGGCTTCGCGAGGCGAACGCACTCGACTTCGACGACCTGATCATGACGACGGTCAACCTGCTGCGCGCCTTCCCGGACGTCGCCGAGCACTACCGCCGCCGCTTCCGCCACGTGATGGTCGACGAGTACCAGGACACCAACCACGCCCAGTACGCGCTCGTCCGCGAACTGGTCGGCACCGGCGCACGCGCCGACGAAGCCGGCGCCCCGCCCAGCGAGTACGACATCCCGCCCGCCGAACTCTGCGTCGTCGGTGACGCGGACCAGTCGATCTACGCCTTCCGCGGCGCGACGATCCGCAACATCCTCCAGTTCGAGGAGGACTACCCGAACGCGACGACGATCCTGCTGGAGCAGAACTACCGCTCCACGCAGACCATCCTGTCCGCCGCCAACGCGGTCATCGAGCGCAATGAGTCCCGCCGCCCGAAGAACCTGTGGACCAACGCCGGCCAGGGCGCCCGGATCACCGGCTACGTCGCCGACACCGAGCACGACGAGGCCCAGTTCGTCGCCGACGAGATAGACCGCCTGGTCGACGCGGGCGAGGCCAAGGCGGGCGATGTCGCCGTCTTCTACCGCACCAACGCCCAGTCCCGTGTCTTCGAAGAGGTCTTCATCCGCGTCGGCCTGCCCTACAAGGTCGTCGGCGGTGTCCGCTTCTACGAGCGCAAGGAGGTCCGGGACGTCCTCGCCTACCTGCGTGTCCTCGCCAACCCCGAGGACTCCGTGCCGTTGCGCCGCATCCTCAACGTCCCCAAGCGGGGCATCGGCGAGCGCGCCGAGGCGATGGTCGACGCCCTCGCCCAGCGCGAGAAGATCAGCTTCCCGCAGGCGCTCAAGCGCGTGGACGAGGCCTACGGCATGGCGGCCCGCTCCACCAACGCCGTCAAGCGGTTCAACACGCTGATGGAGGACCTCCGTACGATCGTGGAGTCCGGCGCGGGACCCGCGACCGTCCTGGAGGCGGTGCTCGAACGCACCGGCTATCTGGCCGAGTTGCAGGCATCCACCGACCCGCAGGACGAGACCCGCATCGAGAACCTCCAGGAACTGGCGGCCGTGGCCCTGGAGTTCGAGCAGGAGCGCGGGGAGGGAGAGGCCGGCACACTGGCCGACTTCCTGGAGAAGGTCGCGCTGGTCGCCGACTCCGACCAGATCCCCGACGACGACGAGGACGGCTCCGGCGTCATCACCCTGATGACCCTGCACACCGCCAAGGGCCTGGAGTTCCCGGTCGTCTTCCTGACCGGCATGGAGGACGGCGTCTTCCCGCACATGCGCGCCCTCGGCCAGACCAAGGAGCTGGAGGAGGAGCGGCGCCTGGCGTACGTCGGCATCACACGCGCGCGGGAGCGGCTCTACCTCACGCGCTCGGCGATGCGCAGCGCCTGGGGCCAGCCGTCGTACAACCCGCCGTCCCGCTTCCTGGAGGAGATCCCGCCCGCCCATGTGGAGTGGAAGCGGACGGGAGCGACGGCGCCGGTGTCCTCCGGGCCGGCCTCCGGGATCGCGGCCTCGCTGTCCTCGAGCCGTTCGCGCTCCTCGGCGTCGGGCGCGTCCGGGTTCGCCACGCGGCGCACGGCGGAGAAGCCGGTGGTCGCGCTGGCCGTCGGGGACCGGGTCACGCACGACCAGTTCGGGCTCGGCACGGTCGTCGCCGTCAAGGGCACGGGCGCGAATGGGGAGGCGACCATCGACTTCGGCGACGCCAAGCCGAAGCGCCTGCTGCTGCGGTACGCGCCGGTGGAGAAGCTGTAAGCCAAAAAGGGCCCTCGCCGTCGGCGAGGGCCCTTTGAGGCTCAGGTCGGATCGAGTCCGTGGCTGCGCAGCCATGGCAGTGGGTCTATCGCCGCCCCGCCCGCGGGACGCACCTCGAAATGGAGGTGCGGGCCTGTGGAGTTGCCGGAGTTGCCGGAGAAGGCGATCGGCTGGCCGGCCTTGACGCTCGTACCGGAGGAGACCTGGTAGCTGGACAAATGGCAGTACCAGGTCTCCGTGCCGTCCTTCGCCGTCACGATCATCATGTTGCCGTAGGCGCTGTTCCACTTGGTGGAGACGACGCCGTCGGTCGCGGCCATCACCGTGGTGCCGTAGGAGACCGGGAAGTCGATGCCCGTGTGCACGGACATCCAGTTCACGCCCGCCTGGCCGAAGTAGGCGCTGAGCCCCTTCTGCGTGACCGGCAGCACGAACTTCGGGCGCATCCGCTCCTTGAGCGCGGCCGCCGCGGCCGCCTTCTTCTTCTCCTGCACCTGCTGGTTCTTGAGGTCGATCCGCTCCTGCGTCCGGCTCGCCCGGCCGGCGAAGTTCTCGGCGCCGGCGGAGAGGGTTGTGAGCTGGGCGTCCAGTTTGCTGTTGGCGACCGACGGCTTCACCGCCTGCGCGTCCGAGGCGGAGGCGGTGGTGTCCTTGCCGTCGTCGGTCAGGGCGCCGACCGAGGCGGCGGCGATCCCGGCGACCCCCATCACACAGGCCGAGGGCACGGCGACGGTCAGCATCGCGGAGCGCTTGGCCGGTGTACGACGGCGGGAACGCGCGGCGCTGCGTGAGCCGACGCGACCCGCCGGCGCCGGAACTACCTCTTCCTGGTCGTCCAGCAGATAGGTCGCGGCGCCCGAGTCGTCGTCCCCGGAGGGCTGTTCACCGAAGACGCCGTCCTCGTACGGCGTCCCGTCCGCGTACGGTGCCTGGTCCTCGTACGGCACCTGCTGCTCGTACGGCACCTGCGTGAAGGCCCCGGTGGCGTGCTGGTCGAACGGTTCGGCAGCCTGCGCGGGCACGGCCTGGCCGCCGGAGTTCCACTGCGTGGCGTCGTACGTACCCGACTCGAAGGTCTGGGTGCCCCACTCCCACTGCTGGGTGGGCTCGGCGACACCGGACTGGTCGGGCTGCTGCCAGGCGGTCGCGTCCCTCCCCCAGAGGTGGGACCCCCAGTCGCCGGTGTCATTGCCCGTCGCCTGGGCGGGGACCGTCCAGGCGGTGGCGTCGTGAACGCCGGAGCCGTAGGCGGCGTGGTGAGCCGCGTACGGGTCGTAGTGCGGGGTCGGGCCGGTCTGCCACTGCGAGGTGTCGTACATGCCGGTGCTCTGCTGGCCGGGCAGGCTGCCGAAGAGAGGGTCGGTGGAGAAGGAGCCGGTGCCGTCCGGAAAACCGGTGGTGCCGTAGCCGCCGTATGTGGTGAGGTCACCGTAGGGGGCTTCATGGCTTCCGTACGGCGCGTAGTGCGCGGCGGAGGCGTCGGAAGCCCGGGCCGGGGGCGTCATGATCCCCGACGGGTGACGGTCGTTCACCAACTTCTCTTTCGCCTCGACAACAGGGGCTGCCAGAGCAGTGCGGCGACTGTACCCGCCGGTACCTGGGCGCGACAATCTTCAGCTGGTTTCGCGTTGGCGGGAAACGGGCATTCGGCGGTGTTTCGGGGGCGGCGGACGTGAGTTTGGCCGAGAGTTCGATTGGCGTTCGACGGGTGACGGCTGTTCGTCACCCATGCGTCACGCCACCGTCAGGCCGCCGGCCGTCCGATCCCCGTGGTGCGCGGTGTCGAGGGCCTCGCGTATCCCGGCCGCGACCGCGGGGTGGACGGGCAGGGCGAGATGCCCGATGCCGGTGACCTGCACGTTCTGCGTGTCGAGATCGGGGTGCTCCAGGCAGGCCGTCTCCAGCGGCACCATCACGGCGTCCAGATCGCTCCAGAAGCTGACGAACCGCGTACGACAGCCGGGCGCGGGCCGGGCCAGCTCCTCCATCACCCCCGAACCGGGCCGCATCTGGCGCACGATCGGATGGGCGTTGGCCAGCGGTGCCGCGCTGGTCCCGGAGTGCGGCGTACCCAGCGTGACGAGCGTGCGCACCCGCAGGTCGCCGCCCTGGCGCTGCACGTAATAGCGGGCGATCAGCCCGCCGAGGCTGTGCCCCACGATGTCGACCCGGTCGCTGCCGGTGCGCTCGCAGATCTCCTCGATGTGCCGGCCGAGCAGCTCGGCGGCGGCGCGGATGTCACAGGTCAGCGGGGAGTAGTTGAGCGATATGACGCGCTGCCCGCCGTGCTGGGCGAGGCTGCGGCGCAATAACACGAACACCGAACGGTTGTCGATGAAACCGTGCAGCAGCAGCACCGGCGGGCCGGACCGGACCGGGAGCTGCGCGGTGCCGCCTTGGGCGGGCAGGGCGGGGAAGCTGCGCTCCTGAGTGATGCCGGTCGGATACAGCAGGAGATGGCCGGCCAGGATCGCGGCTTCGAGGGCGGTCGCCTTGAGCAGCGCAACGGACAGTCCGGTCAGTCTGCCGGGCCACAACCGGCGGCAGAACGGGAGGAAGAGCGGCAGTACCCCGGTGACCTTCATGGCCGACCTCCAGTCGGCACACCCGAGGACGGCTCGATCCCCCGTGTGCCCTCATGTCCCATCATGTGATTTCCCCCTCGCTGCGCACCGTAAAACTGCCGGTTGCGGGATGCTGGAGATAACGTTCGTTCACTTCGCGGCGGTGGCGGGACGCGCCAAAAGTGCGGTACTTGTCGTTACGGACGGAAGCGATCGCTTCCGTGGTCGTTTGATGGAGGCAGTGATGGGTGTGGCAGCCGGTCCGATCCGCGTGGTGGTCGCCAAGCCAGGGCTCGACGGCCACGATCGCGGGGCCAAGGTCATCGCGCGCGCCCTGCGGGACGCCGGTATGGAGGTCATCTACACCGGGCTCCACCAGACGCCGGAGCAGATCGTCGGCACCGCCATCCAGGAGGACGCCGACGCGATCGGCCTGTCCATCCTCTCCGGCGCGCACAACACGCTGTTCGCGGCGGTGATCGACCTGCTCAAGGAGCGCGACGCCGCGGACATCCTCGTCTTCGGCGGCGGCATCATCCCGGAAGAGGACATCCCGCCGCTGAAGGAGAAGGGCGTCGCGGAGATCTTCACGCCGGGCGCGACGACCGCGTCGATCGTGGAGTGGGTGCGGGAGAACGTCCGTCAGGCGGCCGCGTCCGGGGGCTGAACCGACGGTGGGGTGAGCGGGTACTGGTCCGGGGCCAACTCGCGGGCCATGTCCGCCCGCAACCGCAACGTGGTGACCAGCCGCTGGAACGCCTCCGCCCAGTACCCGCCGGCCCCCGGCGCGGCGTCCTCCCGTTCGTCGGGTATCGCCAGCAGCCCCTCCAGCCGGACGGCCTCCGCGGGATCCAGGCAGCGCTCGGCCAGCCCCATCACCCCGCTGAAGCTCCACGGGTAACTGCCCGCGTCGCGCGCGATGTTGAGCGCGTCGACGACGGCTCGGCCCAGCGGCACGGCCCAGGGCACCGCACACACCCCGAGCAGCTGGAACGCCTCCGACAGGCCGTGTGTCGCGATGAACCCGGCCACCCAGTCCGCCCGTTCCACCGGTTCGAGGGCGGTCAGCAGCTTCGCCCGCTCGGCCAGTGACACCGCGCCCGGCCCGCCGGCCTCCGGCGCCGACGGCGAACCGAGCAGCGCCCTCGACCACTCGGCGTCCCGCTGCCGCACCGCGGCCCGGCACCAGGCCGCGTGCAGTTCGTCCCGCCAGCCGTCCGTCACCGGCAGTGCCACGATCTCGTGCGCCGTCCGCCCACCGAGTCGTCCCGGCCAGGTGCCGAGCGGAGCGGACTCCGCCAACTGCCCCAGCCACCATGACCGTTCTCCTCTGCCCGCGGGGGGCGTGTCCACCACACCGTCGCGCTGCATGCCGGAGTCGCACTCGAACGGCGGTTCCACCACGATCGCCGGTGCGTCCCCCGTACGGTCGAGGGCCACACATGCCGCGGCCCGTACGGCCATGCGCGCGGCGAGCGCCGAAGCGGGCAGCGCCGACAGCAGTTCCGCCGCCGTCGCCCGCACATTGCGGCTGCGGTCGCCCAACGCCTGCTCCAGAAACGGCTCGTCCGCGGCGGAAAGGCCCGTGCGCAGCGAGTCGAGGAACATCAGCCGGTCCTCCGCCCGTTCCGTGGGCCAGGTCGATGCCAGCAGTTCACGCGCGCGTGCGGGTGTGCCGGTGCGCAGCGCGCCCAGCAGGGCCGCGCGCTCGGCGAACAGGCCTTCCTGCCACAGCCGCTGCACGGCCTCCGTGTCCTCGGGGTCGGGCAGTGCGGCGCCGCCGCCGGGGGCCGCGCGCAGGGCGAACCGCCAGTCCGCGTTCAGCCGGGCCAGCCACAGTGCGCGCGGGCCCGCGAACGCCAGCGCCGCCGGGCGCAGGTCCGTACGGCCCCTGGCGGCGTCCAGCAGGGCGGGCAGGGCCTGCGGGGGCGCCGCGTACCCGTGCGCGTTGGCCGTCGCGAGCCACTGCGGGAGCAGTTCCATGAGGTCCGGCGAGCTACCCCGGCGGCCACCGGTCCCGCCGCCGGAACGGTCGGCCAGCAGCGTGGCGAGCCTGCGGGCCGCCGCGGCGGGCAGAGCCGGGCGCGGATCCTCCGGCGCCGGCTCCGGCCGGCGTGCGGCGCGTGCGGGCCGTAGCCCGGCCCGTCGCCGTACGGTCGCCATGGCGGCCTCGTCGAGCAGCGCCACGGGGGCCTCCCGGCCGGTTCCTCCGTATGCGACGGGGCGTCGGTCGGTGCCGAGGAGAGCGGTGGTGACCAGGTCTTCCCAGGAGTTGGGGGTGGCCGCGGTAGCCGTGGAAGCAGCGGTGGCCGCGTCGGTCGAGGACGTCCCGTTCATCGCGTTCCCTTCCCTGCGTGGGTCCGAGGGGTGCCGGCGCCTGTGCGGCGGGCTGGTCAGCACTGTGGTGCCGGCGTGGAGGGCGTTGGCGTCGCTGTGCTCGTGGAGCGGTCAGCACAGCGGGATCGCCTCGCCCGTGCTCTGTGGCCAGGCCGTGAGGGGGGTGAAGCCGCGGTGGCCGCACTCGCCGAAGACCGTGACCGGGGCGCCGCCGGACACCGCGACCAGCCGCCACAGGCCGGGGCGGGAGCGGGCGGCCCGGGTCAGCGGCAGGGCGGAGTCCGCGTCGGCGTCGGCCAGCTGCCACAGGTCGCCGTCCGGGACCGGTATCACCCGGTCCAGCGTCACGGGGACCGACTCCAGCCAGGGGTCGTCGCGCAGCGCCTCGCCGTACCGGGCGGCCGCCTCGGCCGTGGTCGTGCCCGGTGGGCGGAACGCGGCCGGTGCGGGCGGGGCGAACCGCTCACCCAGGGCGGACCGGGACTGACCGGCACCCGGATAGGCGGCCAGCTCCGCGTCCAGGGCCAGCCCGACCGGCAGGGACAGTTCGGGAGCCCGGCCGGCCGCGCCGTAGGACAGCAGCAGCCGGGTGCGGCCCGATGCGGCGCCGTGCAGCCATATCCGGCGCGTCGTCAGTTTCGGGTCCACCGTGTCGTACTGGGCGAGGACCAGCCAGTGGTCGCGGACCGGCGCTCCGTCCGCCGTGGCGGGCAGGCCCAGCCGGGAGCGGACCGTGGCCGCGAGGGCGTCCGGCAGCCGGTCGCGGCGCAGCCAGCCCTGGTCGAGCAGGTGCAGCAGCGCGCACTCCTCCAGCAGCCGGGCCGGCCAGCCCGCGCCGGACGCCGGGATCGACCCCAACTCCCGTACCAGCGCGGCCAGTCCGGGCGCCTGGGCGTCGACCATGCGGGCCGCGGTCTCGTCCCACAGGCCGTACCCCGCCTGCTCGGCCGTGGCCAGGCCGCCGCGCAGCAG
The genomic region above belongs to Streptomyces sp. CG1 and contains:
- a CDS encoding peptidoglycan DD-metalloendopeptidase family protein, with protein sequence MNDRHPSGIMTPPARASDASAAHYAPYGSHEAPYGDLTTYGGYGTTGFPDGTGSFSTDPLFGSLPGQQSTGMYDTSQWQTGPTPHYDPYAAHHAAYGSGVHDATAWTVPAQATGNDTGDWGSHLWGRDATAWQQPDQSGVAEPTQQWEWGTQTFESGTYDATQWNSGGQAVPAQAAEPFDQHATGAFTQVPYEQQVPYEDQAPYADGTPYEDGVFGEQPSGDDDSGAATYLLDDQEEVVPAPAGRVGSRSAARSRRRTPAKRSAMLTVAVPSACVMGVAGIAAASVGALTDDGKDTTASASDAQAVKPSVANSKLDAQLTTLSAGAENFAGRASRTQERIDLKNQQVQEKKKAAAAAALKERMRPKFVLPVTQKGLSAYFGQAGVNWMSVHTGIDFPVSYGTTVMAATDGVVSTKWNSAYGNMMIVTAKDGTETWYCHLSSYQVSSGTSVKAGQPIAFSGNSGNSTGPHLHFEVRPAGGAAIDPLPWLRSHGLDPT
- a CDS encoding cobalamin B12-binding domain-containing protein — encoded protein: MGVAAGPIRVVVAKPGLDGHDRGAKVIARALRDAGMEVIYTGLHQTPEQIVGTAIQEDADAIGLSILSGAHNTLFAAVIDLLKERDAADILVFGGGIIPEEDIPPLKEKGVAEIFTPGATTASIVEWVRENVRQAAASGG
- the pcrA gene encoding DNA helicase PcrA → MSSLFDDSFLADLQAPRGREEEHPPPPEDDHAPEPLPDDLFGGKFDVPPDRDGYYRDGAPRPAIDPAALLEGLNENQRAAVVHAGSPLLIVAGAGSGKTRVLTHRIAHLLAERNVHPGQILAITFTNKAAGEMKERVEHLVGPRANAMWVMTFHSACVRILRRESKKLGFTSSFSIYDAADSKRLMALVCRDLDLDPKRFPPKSFSAKISNLKNELIDEEDFAAQATDGFEKTLAQAYALYQSRLREANALDFDDLIMTTVNLLRAFPDVAEHYRRRFRHVMVDEYQDTNHAQYALVRELVGTGARADEAGAPPSEYDIPPAELCVVGDADQSIYAFRGATIRNILQFEEDYPNATTILLEQNYRSTQTILSAANAVIERNESRRPKNLWTNAGQGARITGYVADTEHDEAQFVADEIDRLVDAGEAKAGDVAVFYRTNAQSRVFEEVFIRVGLPYKVVGGVRFYERKEVRDVLAYLRVLANPEDSVPLRRILNVPKRGIGERAEAMVDALAQREKISFPQALKRVDEAYGMAARSTNAVKRFNTLMEDLRTIVESGAGPATVLEAVLERTGYLAELQASTDPQDETRIENLQELAAVALEFEQERGEGEAGTLADFLEKVALVADSDQIPDDDEDGSGVITLMTLHTAKGLEFPVVFLTGMEDGVFPHMRALGQTKELEEERRLAYVGITRARERLYLTRSAMRSAWGQPSYNPPSRFLEEIPPAHVEWKRTGATAPVSSGPASGIAASLSSSRSRSSASGASGFATRRTAEKPVVALAVGDRVTHDQFGLGTVVAVKGTGANGEATIDFGDAKPKRLLLRYAPVEKL
- a CDS encoding SWIM zinc finger family protein, giving the protein MTEQGVRWSAEQVLSLAPDVASRKAGGKLGTAGPWSEAGSGEGTVWGLCKGSGSRPYQTVVDLADAAGPAYRCSCPSRKFPCKHALGLLLLWAGDDGSVPASAEPPDWAEQWLAGRRERAESKQTRGEGSSGTGADPDAARRRAERRAERVTAGATELEQRLADLLRGGLATAEQAGYGLWDETAARMVDAQAPGLAALVRELGSIPASGAGWPARLLEECALLHLLDQGWLRRDRLPDALAATVRSRLGLPATADGAPVRDHWLVLAQYDTVDPKLTTRRIWLHGAASGRTRLLLSYGAAGRAPELSLPVGLALDAELAAYPGAGQSRSALGERFAPPAPAAFRPPGTTTAEAAARYGEALRDDPWLESVPVTLDRVIPVPDGDLWQLADADADSALPLTRAARSRPGLWRLVAVSGGAPVTVFGECGHRGFTPLTAWPQSTGEAIPLC
- a CDS encoding esterase/lipase family protein, whose translation is MKVTGVLPLFLPFCRRLWPGRLTGLSVALLKATALEAAILAGHLLLYPTGITQERSFPALPAQGGTAQLPVRSGPPVLLLHGFIDNRSVFVLLRRSLAQHGGQRVISLNYSPLTCDIRAAAELLGRHIEEICERTGSDRVDIVGHSLGGLIARYYVQRQGGDLRVRTLVTLGTPHSGTSAAPLANAHPIVRQMRPGSGVMEELARPAPGCRTRFVSFWSDLDAVMVPLETACLEHPDLDTQNVQVTGIGHLALPVHPAVAAGIREALDTAHHGDRTAGGLTVA
- a CDS encoding DUF5691 domain-containing protein, producing the protein MNGTSSTDAATAASTATAATPNSWEDLVTTALLGTDRRPVAYGGTGREAPVALLDEAAMATVRRRAGLRPARAARRPEPAPEDPRPALPAAAARRLATLLADRSGGGTGGRRGSSPDLMELLPQWLATANAHGYAAPPQALPALLDAARGRTDLRPAALAFAGPRALWLARLNADWRFALRAAPGGGAALPDPEDTEAVQRLWQEGLFAERAALLGALRTGTPARARELLASTWPTERAEDRLMFLDSLRTGLSAADEPFLEQALGDRSRNVRATAAELLSALPASALAARMAVRAAACVALDRTGDAPAIVVEPPFECDSGMQRDGVVDTPPAGRGERSWWLGQLAESAPLGTWPGRLGGRTAHEIVALPVTDGWRDELHAAWCRAAVRQRDAEWSRALLGSPSAPEAGGPGAVSLAERAKLLTALEPVERADWVAGFIATHGLSEAFQLLGVCAVPWAVPLGRAVVDALNIARDAGSYPWSFSGVMGLAERCLDPAEAVRLEGLLAIPDEREDAAPGAGGYWAEAFQRLVTTLRLRADMARELAPDQYPLTPPSVQPPDAAA